A DNA window from Pseudomonas tohonis contains the following coding sequences:
- a CDS encoding dienelactone hydrolase family protein: MSQIRAHAISYEVDGQVFEGQLVYDPNVEDPRPGLLMAPNWFGITESAIQTARQVAEERRVVLVADLYGAGVRPADAHEAGAAMAPLKEDRELLRRRMLAALQALREQHAVRVDPQRQAAFGFCFGGTCALELARAGADLKAFVSFHGALDTPDPAAARRIKGAVLVLDGAADPLVPREQLPAFAAEMSAAGVDWQLLSYGGAVHSFTDPDAKRPGVAEYNARVARRAFAAMDALLDEVFT; encoded by the coding sequence ATGAGTCAGATCCGCGCCCACGCCATCAGCTATGAAGTCGACGGCCAGGTCTTCGAGGGGCAACTGGTCTATGACCCCAATGTCGAAGACCCACGGCCGGGCCTGCTGATGGCACCCAACTGGTTCGGCATCACCGAAAGCGCCATCCAGACCGCGCGCCAGGTGGCCGAGGAGAGGAGGGTGGTGCTGGTGGCCGACCTCTACGGCGCCGGGGTGCGGCCTGCCGATGCCCACGAAGCGGGGGCCGCCATGGCGCCGCTCAAGGAAGACCGCGAACTGTTGCGCCGGCGTATGCTCGCCGCGCTGCAGGCCCTGCGCGAGCAACACGCGGTGAGGGTCGACCCTCAGCGCCAGGCCGCCTTCGGCTTCTGCTTCGGTGGCACCTGCGCCCTGGAGTTGGCCCGCGCGGGGGCCGACCTCAAGGCCTTCGTCTCCTTCCACGGCGCACTGGACACGCCCGACCCGGCCGCCGCCAGGCGCATCAAGGGCGCGGTGCTGGTGCTCGATGGCGCCGCCGACCCACTGGTGCCCCGCGAGCAACTGCCCGCCTTCGCCGCCGAAATGAGCGCCGCCGGGGTCGACTGGCAGCTGCTCAGCTACGGCGGCGCCGTGCACTCCTTCACCGACCCGGACGCCAAGCGCCCCGGCGTCGCCGAATACAATGCGCGGGTCGCCCGGCGGGCCTTCGCGGCCATGGATGCATTGCTGGACGAAGTCTTCACCTGA